One stretch of Euphorbia lathyris chromosome 7, ddEupLath1.1, whole genome shotgun sequence DNA includes these proteins:
- the LOC136235184 gene encoding uncharacterized protein isoform X3: MDPRSPYLHQNRYAPQPQPQPQPQPQPQPQPQLQTQPRAHNSFHNLHASHHSALPSAPPPPLRPPPPPAATQFHLAPTQPQYDPQNPTFGYNSNNINYNHHRSHPEVCNFTQSPRVLHQKPFDDDLSRRLQDTIRETRVDMRESSRVLSDRWPPERPYSSSNLNPDPYRRQLVNQAMSPMKIRHGLEGNSRFIEERNVNVVRQGDDFLLRRGDDNYHRRIQFGSSSERSSRDFRTVSNQMNHGSSYGNSRGLPYDDGASEKQRWAHDREVSADLHDSFIGKGSQEVGAPERIQMSAKRENYRSREANAELERHTGKGSREGSFEYNRTPRKQPQKKSALLRLQKPNYRNREEERAHYYFDDSKSTLFRVKDQNLYPDGGMEQQVREGSPVELDVSFKSNSLVAKAIVTPSSSSAAVSDLDSTPRSGKIRKILFLNKDSSSSSLIRYSEQTEKLDIALSVANNASSSDTGLNQLKEEATASGIGDLRSIISVPASGGTKVSLSKPKMKSFTKGMVSKKDGIKLAPAKTSSVKVAKKKKIVKRVVKKVVNPNMSSSSSLPTKKCDETVIPHTLDHCLPDSSEPKKDAALASASTVDSQLCSNEILLLPENDKVEVICKAAAPEKGAVAGTGSLCVPNIKRKRSHSTSPMGSMSHEETQNNKLNANSSYYMHDMSNTDKDNKFPKETFFPDVDEIEDGDKQQYQHDNSLLLENSKASRSPNMLLPSKGNADIGFSSLEKIKIVEGVTVSAYGEMDAGCKQHCVDQDRPSVENGNLDEISNASCSIGNGKMFKQPSFGDTTIQKVATNPICFNEGTRILSSSDNDCSLSEERISFSHGVTNSKKPSPERVSMSIGDVSAGGSLNFMVSTCVNEENTFNSKMSEENVETSQVRLLKTEVNDSCLDPVDMVRPACWVDTTLRLSFKECTNFFWQAGVQPCRDTVGVSPLKSPVDVSEDFIAPPKQKQRRLSGSQLKLSCLITSDVSEKPIISDISASSAEAPSSSGGSLIGPEAEAREASMDPLSVSDFPSSQKNSIASLANCSGGECHSTAASIRDAFDNDGLRSVHLCSTTEELAVPKVQSLYPSGLEAEQIADVTAVLAGSTHQVNSIYLESDKGEKMDVDAADGKAIIDSGTGQCEFPSEIHYLKSDEKLLTAQVENESCHRVKNDLPSVSKYISSPRDGDGVSVTNSTIEGLGLVRDTLSDMDYIEMLPDVPSTLVSQHSIEKVCRDDEMLGKLSIQDGSNMSPLNADISINSDHAVENAHSFSGKTGTLPPMDIKNSSQTLNATSGETYGRKNQLTRVSRIFGSSALATSEKAGSSAHLSRPRTWHRADNVSASAPPEKKTVPTAVPKQRQLSRNVSKFQSTSYIRKGNSLVRKPTVVAAQSQGSHSPIYQLNSLGTDELKNSTGLDSRTLASEPPNFGRKTVNISFETPRTPPLPVANKTPNHSSCSLGDRMASPAAEPVNNFVAETSSGPLNVAESNDVLKSSEDAKAVSESPTREIGQKNNCDGLNELNDGNVVSSSANTITYVKRKSNQLIAASNRHLSINNSIDTSAAPSDGYYKRRKNQLIRTSLESQVELMTSFPDGSRNSDEQALHNSASSKSFTKRQLRKVVTKTRKPSKFSLVWTLRSSQLSNGNCNLLHRQKVWPHLFPWKRATYLKKFVPDVAASLISSSSSTMSRNLLLLRKRDTLYTRSKHGFSLRKSKVLSVGGSSLKWSKSIERQSKKANEEATLAVAEAERKKREQSGASHFVSGNKSSSSRKAVHNIKLHTGDRIFRIGSVRYKMDSSRRTLQRVSARQTEKDAKISYVPRRLVIGKDEYVRIGNGNQLVRDPKKRTRILASEKVRWSLHTARSRLARRRKYCQFFTRFGKCNKDDDGKCPYIHDSSKIAVCTKFLNGLCFNADCKLTHKVIPERMPDCSYFLQGICSNKNCPYRHVHVNPNASTCEGFLRGYCADGDECRKKHSYVCPTYEATGSCSQGSKCKLHHPKNRKKGKKSKQSRDKKNGQGRYFGSMHKNVCEPGTRGSGVQDNSNIYDEGGIAEYISLNFNDEGGESSNPIDEEMYISDSDPLDSQLVDLDDLIKPIRIMKRLIE, from the exons ATGGATCCCCGGTCTCCCTACCTTCATCAGAACAGGTACGCTCCTCAGCCTCAGCCTCAGCCTCAACCTCAACCTCAACCTCAACCTCAACCTCAGCTTCAAACCCAGCCCCGTGCGCATAATAGTTTCCATAATCTCCACGCCTCTCATCACTCTGCCCTCCCTTCTGCACCACCTCCACCTCTCCGACCACCTCCACCTCCGGCAGCGACACAGTTCCATCTTGCGCCTACCCAACCCCAATATGATCCCCAAAATCCTACTTTTGGTTATAATTCGAATAACATTAATTATAATCACCATAGATCACACCCCGAAGTCTGCAATTTTACACAGTCCCCTCGAGTTTTGCACCAGAAACCCTTCGACGATGATCTTTCACGTCGATTACAAGATACTATCCGAGAAACTCGAGTCGATATGAGAGAATCATCTAGGGTTTTGTCTGATAGATGGCCACCGGAGAGGCCTTATTCTTCTTCCAATTTGAATCCAGATCCTTATCGTCGTCAATTGGTTAACCAGGCCATGTCCCCTATGAAGATTAGGCATGGATTAGAAGGTAATTCTAGGTTTATAGAGGAGCGTAATGTTAATGTGGTCAGACAAGGGGACGATTTTTTATTGCGTCGTGGTGATGACAATTACCATCGTCGCATTCAGTTTGGATCCAGTTCAGAGAGATCTTCGAGGGATTTCCGTACTGTATCTAATCAAATGAATCATGGTTCTTCTTATGGGAATTCGCGTGGTTTGCCATATGATGATGGTGCGAGCGAGAAGCAGAGATGGGCGCATGATAGAGAGGTTAGCGCAGATTTGCACGATTCATTCATTGGTAAGGGGAGTCAGGAGGTAGGTGCGCCTGAAAGAATCCAAATGAGCGCTAAACGTGAGAATTATAGGAGCAGAGAAGCAAATGCCGAGTTAGAAAGGCATACTGGTAAGGGAAGTAGAGAGGGTAGTTTTGAATACAATCGGACTCCAAGGAAGCAACCACAGAAAAAAAGTGCTCTTCTTAGGCTTCAAAAGCCTAATTATAGGAATAGAGAAGAAGAGAGGGCGCATTACTACTTTGATGATAGTAAATCTACATTATTCAGAGTTAAGGATCAGAATCTATATCCAGATGGAGGGATGGAACAGCAAGTGAGAGAAGGAAGCCCTGTAGAGCTTGATGTTTCTTTCAAGTCTAATTCACTTGTAGCCAAGGCTATTGTGACACCTTCTTCAAGTTCTGCTGCTGTTTCTGATTTGGATTCTACACCTAGGAGTGGGAAAATAAGGAAAATATTGTTCCTTAATAAGGATAGTTCAAGTTCATCATTAATTAGATATAGTGAGCAAACCGAGAAGTTGGACATTGCTTTATCAGTAGCAAATAATGCTTCCAGTTCTGACACAGGCCTAAATCAGCTGAAAGAGGAAGCTACAGCTTCTGGCATTGGTGATCTGCGTAGCATTATCTCAGTGCCTGCTTCAGGTGGGACTAAAGTCTCGCTTTCCAAGCCTAAAATGAAGAGTTTTACTAAGGGTATGGTGTCAAAAAAAGATGGAATTAAATTAGCTCCTGCTAAAACATCTTCTGTCAAGGttgcaaagaagaagaaaattgtGAAGAGAGTAGTTAAGAAAGTTGTAAACCCTAATATGAGTTCTTCTAGTTCACTGCCTACCAAGAAATGTGATGAAACTGTTATACCGCATACCCTTGACCATTGTCTACCTGATTCTTCTGAGCCTAAAAAGGATGCTGCTCTTGCTTCAGCCAGCACAGTTGATTCCCAACTTTGCTCGAATGAAATATTACTGCTGCCTGAGAATGACAAAGTGGAGGTAATTTGCAAGGCTGCGGCACCTGAAAAGGGTGCAGTTGCAGGAACTGGTAGTTTATGTGTACCCAATATTAAGAGAAAAAGGAGCCATTCAACTTCCCCTATGGGCTCTATGAGCCACGAAGAAACTCAAAATAATAAGTTAAATGCTAATTCTTCTTACTACATGCATGATATGTCAAATACTGACAAGGATAATAAATTCCCAAAGGAAACGTTTTTCCCTGATGTTGATGAAATTGAAGATGGTGACAAGCAGCAGTATCAACATGACAATTCATTATTGCTTGAGAATAGCAAAGCTAGCAGATCTCCTAACATGCTGCTTCCGTCCAAAGGCAATGCTGATATTGGTTTCTCGAGTCTGGAGAAAATCAAAATTGTTGAAGGAGTTACTGTTTCTGCGTATGGGGAAATGGATGCTGGTTGCAAGCAGCATTGTGTAGATCAAGATAGGCCGTCAGTTGAGAATGGTAATCTAGATGAAATTTCAAATGCTAGTTGTTCTATTGGAAACGGAAAAATGTTCAAGCAACCCAGTTTCGGGGATACAACAATTCAGAAGGTTGCCACAAATCCAATCTGCTTTAATGAAGGGACAAGGATCCTTTCTAGTTCTGACAATGACTGTAGTCTTTCAGAAGAGAGAATTTCTTTCAGCCATGGGGTTACTAACAGCAAGAAGCCATCTCCAGAGAGGGTTAGTATGTCAATTGGTGATGTTTCTGCGGGAGGATCACTAAATTTTATGGTTTCTACATGTGTCAATGAGGAGAATACATTTAACAGTAAGATGAGTGAGGAAAATGTGGAAACATCTCAAGTTAGATTGTTGAAGACAGAGGTCAATGACTCGTGTTTAGATCCTGTCGATATGGTTCGCCCTGCTTGTTGGGTGGATACAACCTTAAGACTATCTTTCAAAGAGtgtactaattttttttggcaagcTGGTGTTCAACCTTGTAGAGATACAGTTGGGGTTTCTCCTCTAAAAAGTCCAGTTGATGTTTCAGAGGATTTTATTGCACCACCAAAACAGAAGCAGAGAAGATTATCTGGTTCTCAACTGAAATTGTCTTGTCTGATAACGTCAGATGTGAGTGAGAAACCAATAATTTCAGATATCTCAGCATCAAGTGCTGAAGCTCCTTCCAGCTCCGGTGGTAGTCTGATTGGACCAGAAGCTGAAGCCAGAGAGGCTTCCATGGATCCTTTGAGCGTATCTGATTTCCCATCTTCGCAGAAGAACAGCATTGCATCACTGGCTAATTGTTCTGGAGGAGAATGTCATAGCACCGCGGCTTCAATTAGAGATGCCTTTGATAATGATGGTCTGAGAAGTGTTCATTTGTGTTCAACCACTGAGGAACTAGCTGTTCCAAAAGTTCAATCCCTCTATCCATCAGGATTGGAAGCTGAGCAGATTGCCGATGTAACCGCAGTTTTGGCAGGAAGTACTCATCAGGTAAACTCGATTTATTTGGAAAGTGACAAGGGAGAAAAAATGGATGTAGATGCTGCTGATGGGAAAGCTATAATTGACAGTGGGACTGGTCAATGTGAATTTCCTTCAGAAATTCATTATCTGAAATCAGATGAGAAGTTGCTGACTGCACAGGTGGAGAATGAAAGCTGTCACCGTGTGAAGAACGATTTACCATCTGTGTCAAAATATATATCTTCACCAAGAGATGGTGATGGAGTTTCAGTTACCAACTCTACTATTGAAGGTTTGGGGCTTGTTCGTGATACATTATCTGACATGGATTATATAGAAATGTTGCCTGATGTTCCCAGCACATTAGTCAGCCAACATTCCATTGAAAAAGTTTGTAGGGATGATGAAATGCTGGGGAAGCTTTCAATTCAAGATGGTTCTAACATGTCTCCCCTGAATGCTGACATTAGTATAAACTCAGATCACGCAGTAGAAAATGCTCACTCATTTAGTGGGAAGACAGGAACTTTGCCGCCGATGGATATCAAGAATAGTTCACAAACTCTGAATGCCACAAGTGGAGAAACATATGGGAGGAAGAACCAGCTTACCCGAGTTTCTAGGATTTTTGGTAGCTCAGCTTTGGCTACTTCCGAAAAAGCAGGCTCTTCAGCCCATCTCTCAAGACCCCGTACTTGGCATCGAGCTGATAATGTTTCTGCGTCAGCTCCACCAGAAAAGAAGACTGTTCCCACCGCTGTTCCTAAACAAAGGCAGTTATCTAGAAATGTCTCGAAGTTCCAGAGCACCTCTTACATTCGCAAGGGTAACAGCCTTGTCAGGAAACCTACTGTTGTGGCTGCTCAATCCCAGGGTTCACATTCTCCTATATATCAGCTAAACTCTTTGGGTACAGATGAATTAAAGAATTCCACTGGTTTAGACAGTAGAACATTGGCTTCTGAGCCACCAAATTTTGGGAGAAAAACTGTGAATATTTCTTTTGAGACACCCAGAACACCACCATTACCTGTTGCCAATAAAACACCAAATCATAGTTCTTGTTCTTTGGGGGATCGTATGGCTTCACCGGCAGCTGAGCCTGTAAATAATTTTGTTGCTGAAACTTCATCAGGTCCTTTAAATGTTGCAGAAAGTAATGATGTGCTAAAGTCTTCTGAAGATGCAAAAGCAGTTTCAGAAAGTCCAACGAGAGAAATTGGCCAAAAGAACAATTGTGATGGCCTTAATGAGCTAAATGACGGGAATGTGGTGTCTTCAAGTGCCAACACTATAACATATGttaaaagaaaatcaaatcagTTGATTGCAGCTTCGAATCGCCATTTATCAATAAACAATTCCATTGATACTTCAGCCGCACCCTCTGATGGTTATTACAAGAGGAGAAAAAATCAGCTTATTAGGACTTCTCTGGAAAGTCAAGTCGAGCTGATGACCAGCTTTCCTGATGGAAGTAGAAATTCTGATGAACAAGCTCTTCATAACAGTGCTTCCAGCAAAAGTTTTACCAAGAGACAGTTGCGTAAAG TTGTGACAAAGACACGTAAACCTTCAAAGTTCTCTTTGGTTTGGACACTACGTAGTTCTCAGTTGTCCAATGGTAACTGTAATTTATTGCATCGTCAAAAGGTGTGGCCTCACTTGTTTCCTTGGAAAAGGGCAACATATTTGAAAAAATTCGTCCCGGATGTGGCCGCCAGTTTGATTAGTAGTTCCTCATCTACAATGAG taGGAACTTGCTGCTCTTGAGAAAGAGGGACACTTTGTACACAAGGTCAAAACATGGATTTTCACTCAGAAAATCCAAGGTATTAAGTGTTGGTGGATCTAGTTTAAAATGGTCTAAATCCATTGAAAGGCAGTCAAAGAAAGCAAACGAG GAAGCCACATTGGCAGTTGCTGAGGCCGAGAGGAAGAAAAGAGAACAAAGTGGTGCATCACACTTTGTTTCTGGGAATAAAAGCAGTAGTTCTCGTAAAGCAGTCCATAACATAAAGCTTCACACAG GAGACCGGATATTCCGCATTGGTTCTGTTCGCTATAAAATGGATTCTTCAAGGCGAACCCTGCAGAGGGTTTCAG CTCGTCAAACTGAAAAGGATGCCAAGATATCTTATGTGCCAAGGAGATTGGTGATTGGCAAAGATGA ATATGTCCGCATTGGCAATGGCAACCAGCTTGTTAGAGATCCCAAGAAAAGAACTCGCATTTTGGCAAGTGAGAAAGTTCGATGGAGTTTGCACACTGCTAGATCACGATTGGCAAGAAGGCGAAAGTACTGTCAGTTTTTCACAAGATTTGGGAAATGTAACAAAGATGACGATGGAAAATGCCCTTACATTCATGATTCCTCCAAAATTGCAGTCTGCACAAAGTTTTTAAATGGTTTATGCTTTAATGCAGACTGCAAATTAACTCACAAG GTCATTCCAGAAAGAATGCCAGACTGTTCTTACTTCTTGCAAG GTATCTGCAGCAATAAAAATTGCCCTTACAGGCATGTACATGTTAATCCAAATGCATCTACTTGTGAAGGATTTTTGAGGGGATATTGTGCTGATGGCGATGAG TGTCGGAAGAAGCACAGCTATGTCTGCCCCACATATGAAGCAACAGGATCCTGTTCTCAAGGGTCCAAATGCAAGCTACACCATCCAAAAAACAGAAAGAAGGGAAAGAAAAGCAAGCAATCGCGAGACAAGAAGAATGGCCAAGGTCGGTATTTTGGTTCAATGCATAAAAATGTTTGTGAACCTGGAACTAGAGGGTCGGGAGTGCAAGATAATAGTAACATTTACGATGAAGGAGGCATTGCGGAATATATCAGCCTTAATTTTAATGATGAAGGTGGAGAAAGTAGCAATCCCATAGATGAGGAAATGTACATTAGTGATAGTGATCCCTTGGACTCGCAATTGGTTGATCTTGATGATTTAATTAAACCAATTCGAATAATGAAAAGGCTGATAGAATAA